Proteins encoded in a region of the Mesoflavibacter profundi genome:
- the rplI gene encoding 50S ribosomal protein L9: MELILKQDVENLGFKDDVVTVKNGYGRNFLIPTGKAVLATSSAKKVLEETLKQRAFKEKKVVDEAETLAAKLNEIEVKLTAKAGAGDKLFGSITNADLAEALEKEGVSLDKKFVSIAGGNIKRTGQYEATLRFHRQVVKNFTFDVVAEAN; encoded by the coding sequence ATGGAACTTATATTAAAACAAGACGTTGAAAATTTAGGATTTAAAGACGATGTTGTAACAGTTAAGAACGGTTATGGTAGAAACTTTTTAATCCCAACAGGAAAAGCTGTTTTAGCAACAAGCTCTGCTAAAAAAGTTTTAGAAGAAACTTTAAAGCAACGTGCTTTTAAAGAAAAGAAAGTAGTTGATGAAGCAGAAACTTTAGCTGCTAAATTAAACGAAATAGAAGTAAAATTAACAGCTAAAGCTGGAGCAGGAGATAAATTATTTGGATCTATCACTAATGCAGACTTAGCAGAAGCTTTAGAAAAAGAAGGAGTATCTTTAGATAAAAAATTCGTTTCTATAGCTGGAGGAAATATCAAACGTACTGGTCAATACGAAGCTACGTTACGTTTCCACAGACAAGTTGTAAAAAACTTTACTTTTGATGTAGTTGCAGAAGCTAACTAA
- a CDS encoding glycerophosphodiester phosphodiesterase family protein, with product MSLNKILLVVILLLGYSCKQNNSTASTQVNPKSKSILLEKFAYTKSDTTIISVHRGGKGLKNYPENCLETIKYIKDSINAIFEIDIAQTKDSILVLMHDNSLDRTTTGTGKLTNYTYKELQNYNLVDDFGNITNYKIPTLTSVLEFAKTHNIVLTLDKKRSVDYSAIVKLIDQLQAQDQVVLITYDIKQATQAYQLAPNLLLSVSARNSNELDWLLNSKIPTQNMLAFTGTRLSSDSLYQAIHKIGVKTILGTLGNLDKQAQAKSDTLYKYWKSKGIDVIATDRPFEVAKALQN from the coding sequence GTGTCTTTAAATAAAATATTATTAGTTGTAATACTATTATTAGGTTATTCGTGTAAACAAAATAATAGTACAGCATCTACTCAAGTAAATCCAAAAAGTAAATCAATCTTATTAGAAAAGTTTGCTTACACCAAATCCGATACAACTATAATTAGTGTGCATCGTGGTGGAAAAGGATTAAAAAATTATCCAGAAAACTGTCTAGAAACTATTAAATATATTAAAGATAGCATTAATGCTATTTTTGAAATTGATATTGCACAAACCAAAGACAGTATTTTGGTGTTAATGCACGATAATAGTTTAGACAGAACTACAACAGGAACAGGTAAATTAACAAATTACACTTATAAAGAATTACAAAACTATAATTTAGTAGATGACTTTGGTAACATTACTAATTATAAAATTCCGACATTAACATCTGTGTTAGAGTTTGCTAAAACACACAATATTGTCCTAACATTAGACAAAAAAAGAAGTGTAGATTACAGTGCAATTGTAAAACTTATAGATCAATTACAAGCGCAAGATCAAGTTGTATTAATTACTTACGATATAAAGCAAGCCACACAAGCTTATCAATTAGCACCAAATTTATTATTATCAGTTTCTGCAAGAAATTCTAATGAATTAGATTGGTTGCTAAATTCTAAAATACCAACCCAAAATATGTTAGCGTTTACAGGAACTAGGCTTTCTTCAGATAGTTTATACCAAGCCATACATAAAATAGGAGTAAAAACTATATTAGGTACATTGGGGAATTTAGATAAACAAGCTCAAGCAAAATCTGATACATTATATAAATATTGGAAATCTAAAGGAATAGATGTAATTGCAACAGATAGACCGTTTGAAGTAGCAAAAGCATTACAAAATTAA
- the rpsF gene encoding 30S ribosomal protein S6, producing the protein MNHYETVFILNPVLSETQIKETVKKYEDFLVSRGAKMISKEDWGLKKLAYPIQNKKSGFYHLFEYQVAGEAIEPLELEFRRDERFMRYLTVAMDKHAVAWAERRREKLKQKA; encoded by the coding sequence ATGAATCATTATGAAACTGTTTTCATCTTAAATCCCGTTTTATCTGAAACTCAGATAAAGGAGACAGTAAAGAAATACGAAGATTTTCTTGTTTCTAGAGGCGCTAAGATGATATCTAAAGAAGATTGGGGATTAAAGAAGTTAGCTTACCCAATTCAAAACAAAAAAAGTGGTTTTTATCACTTATTTGAGTATCAAGTAGCAGGAGAAGCTATTGAGCCATTAGAATTAGAATTTAGACGTGACGAGCGTTTTATGCGTTACTTAACTGTAGCAATGGACAAACATGCTGTTGCTTGGGCAGAACGTAGAAGAGAAAAACTTAAACAAAAAGCGTAA
- the rpsR gene encoding 30S ribosomal protein S18 — translation MASIEQQAKGKKEGEIRYLTPLNIETNKTKKYCRFKKSGIKYVDYKDADWLLNFVNEQGKILPRRLTGTSLKYQRKVSVAVKRARHLALLPYVTDLLK, via the coding sequence ATGGCAAGTATCGAACAACAAGCAAAAGGAAAAAAAGAAGGAGAAATTAGATATTTAACTCCTTTAAATATAGAAACTAACAAGACTAAAAAGTATTGTCGTTTTAAAAAGTCTGGTATTAAGTATGTAGATTACAAAGATGCAGACTGGTTATTAAACTTTGTTAACGAGCAAGGTAAAATTTTACCAAGACGTTTAACAGGTACATCTTTAAAATATCAAAGAAAAGTGTCTGTAGCTGTAAAAAGAGCTCGTCACTTAGCATTGTTACCATACGTAACAGATTTATTAAAATAA